CCGGCAGCCCGTCGTTGTCGCCGTCAAACGCGGAAAGATACTCGATCGCTTTGAGCAAACCCGGCCAGCATTCTGCCAAAAACTCGTGATCTTTTTTGCCGCTGTAATAATAGGCGCGGTAGACCTGCAGCGCATATTTGGAATTTAAATCTTTCCAGCGATTGGCATTCTGCCAGGTATAGGCGTTGAGTTTTTCCCAGGGCGCTTCGAGCGGCGAGCCGAGGTCGTGCGGCAAAGCGTGCCTGCGTTTGCGCAAATCGCGCTGAATAAATTTTCTGTTGTGTTCGCCGCTGACCGTAATTTTTTCCGAAACAGCCGCCCGCGTATGATAATCGATCTTGACCGGATCTTCCACGAAAATTGTTTTAGTAAATTCCCGCATGATCCTTTTTTCGATGTCCGGCCAAAATTTAGCCAGCGGAAACGCGCCAAAAAAACGCACGTCCAGCGTTTCGTAAAAAAGATAATCGTAACATTCCAGATAAGAGTACAAGCCGCTGCGCGCGTCCCAAATGCTGCCGCCGTCCGCCAGATAATATAGCTCATTGAACATCGCCTGCGCGACGCGCGGCGGAACTTTCTTAGCAACCGCGGCGTGCCAGCGCGTGATTTCGTCGGAATATTTAGGCAGATTTTCCAGAACTTCCCGTGCCAGCGCAAAAGAATTTGCGCCGTCCGTGCCGAAATATTTGGTGTAATATTTTTGCACTTTGCCGTTCAAACAAAAAGGAATATCCCAAACCAGCGCGAACGGCACCACCATAGTCTCTCCGGGATTTAAATACACCTTGACCGCCAGCGCGCCGGCCGGCTGTTCGTATCGCGTACTGACATTTTCCGGCAAAACACCCCGCGCCGCAAAAGACTCCCAGATCTCCGGCGCGCCGGACACCGCGTCGAACTGTGTGCAAATAGAAACCTGCGCGCCCTCCGGCGCATAAGCCGCCAGACACATCTCGCCGGACAAGGCGTCCGCGGCGCGCGCGGACTCCGCCTGAAAAACGATGCCCTTATAATCCGCGTCTTCCACGCGCTTGTTGCTGCGGCGACCAATATTTTTCACAAATTTTTGCTCGGTCGCCGCGCCGCTGTTGTCAAAACCCCAGCCCAAAATATTTTGCCAGCTGAACAGCACGGAGATTTCCTGCGGCCGCTTTTGTTTATTGCTGAGCTGCACCCTGAAACACGCGGCCGGATAAGACGTCTCCCGATAATTGTATGGCAGCACTGGCGAAAATTGTTCGACCACCACATCCAGCTCCCGGTATCGATACCACGATTGCGGATACAGCGCGGCGTATTCGCACTTTTTGGGGTTCAGCTTTTTTTTCGTCCAAATTTTACTGCGTAGCGACAGCGGATAGGCTTCGGTCTTGTTCTGGGTTTTCCGAAAAACCGCCAGCCCGCAAGCGTCCAAAATCTCCTCTATATGCACGCCCGGGAAAAGATGCCAGATATTGAAATCGCCATAAGGACTGCGGCTGAAAGTACCGGCGCCCAGGCCGCCCAGCGGCGCGCCCTGCGGAAAAGAATCGATCATCGGATAATCCGCCTGAGGCTTCAGTGTTTTCAGCCGCGCCAGCCGCCGCAATGTAATGCGGTAAGCATTTTTGGGAATCGCCAAACGCGCCATCGGAAACATTTAGAAAATTTCGGTCAAGCCGTAAATTACGAACGCCAGGCCTAGAAACAAACTATTCAGCACCAACAGGGCGCAAGTCGCCTCGCTGGCATTGTATTTTTCGCCAATAGCGATATACGCGCCCATCAGCAGCGACAAAAGCATACAGGCGCCAATAATGAGAACCAGCATCTTGCACCTCAAAAACGGATTGGGCAGATTATACACCCAAAGCGTTTGTCTTGCCAAAATCGCGGCCGCGGCGCAAAGTTGGCATTTTTCTTGCGGTATTACCTATATAGGACTTGGCAAAAAAGTTAGAAGCAGGGAACAACGAAAGGAGAGCGCCATGAATCCGGTCAAAGAAATTAACGATCTGCTCGATCATTGTCTGGCGGGGAATATTTCGGACATTCACATCGAATCTTTTCAGGAATATTTTCAGGCGCGCTGCCGCGAGGACGGACTGCTGGCGGTTTGGCGGCGGTATCCAGCGGCCGAGCGTGGACAATTTTTCTCGCGGCTCAAAATAATGGCCGGCATCGACACCAATAAATTCGGCGTGCAGGACGGCCGCTTTACCTATAAAGACCGCAATGTGCGCCTGTCCGTCCTGCCGGTGTTTTGGGGCGAGAAAATCGTTCTGCGCCTGCTGGGACAATCTTTGCAGCTGGACATCAATTCGCTCGGCCTGCCGTCAGCTATACTGCCGTCGCTGCAAAACAATGTCCGCCGAACAGCCGGCCTTATTTTGGTCACCGGGCCTACCGGCTCCGGCAAAACGACCACGCTTTATTCTCTGCTCAAATTACTGGACTGCGCGCAGAAAAATATTATTACTATTGAAGACCCCATAGAGTACCAGCTGGAGGGCATCAATCAGGTGCAGATCAATCAAGCCCGCAGTCTGGATTTTGCCGGAGTATTGCGCGCTGTTTTGCGGCAGGACCCGGATATTATTTTCATCGGAGAGATCCGCGATGAAGTAACCGCGCAAATAGCGGTGCGCGCCGCCCTGACCGGGCATTTGGTCTTTGCCACGCTGCACACCCGCGGCACGCTGGAAACTTTTACACGGCTGCTCGATCTGGGCATTGCCAAATACCTGCTCGACGCGGTGCTGGTTTGTATTCTTTCCCAGCGGCTTTACCGCAAACTTTGTCCGGCAGCTCCGGGCGGTTTTAAAGGCCGTTCCGGTCTATTTGAATACCGCTCTTTTTCCGATAATCTCGCCTATTCTTTCGCCGAAGCCAGTGAAGAGATACTAAAAAATGGCCTAACTACGGCAAAAGAATTGTTGTTTAATTGATGTGGATAACTTGTTTAAAATATTTAGAATATTTCGGCCCGCGAAAACTTTATTGCAAATTTGTTAAAAAAATTTAACGCTATATGTGGAGATTTTGTGAAACACCAAACCACATATGTAGTGTTTTTTATCTGTTTTTGTGAAAAACCGCCTGAATCCCGATAAAACCAGGGTTTTACGCCGCCGCTGAGCAAAAGCCCTCTGTGGATAAGTCGTGGATAAACTAATTTTCGCTGATTATTTGCGCGGAATTTATTGTTTCTATCGGATAAATTTCATAGCGTCCCAAAAGATCCTTAGCCGCCGTCTCGCGGGCAACTTTATCGCTATAAAAGGCAAAAAGCGCCGCGCCAGATCCCGACATACCGCAGGCGACAGGGTTTGTTTTTGCAAGCGTCTGCCTGTAGGCCGGCAATTCTGGCCGCAGCGCGGCCGCCGCCAGCCAAAGCGCGTTATATGTTGGAATATTTTCCGGTGAAATTTTGCCCCGCAGGTAAGCGTCGTCAGCAAAAATTTTGTCCCCAGAGGGACGGTAAGCTTTGTACACTTCGGCGGTGGGAAGCGCGAACGGCGGCTTTAAGATCAAGCCGTGCAGGCGCGGCAATTCAGGGATCTTTTGCAGCGTTTCTCCGCGGCCTGTGGCAAGATACGCGCCGCCGTGCAGACAATAGGCAATATCCGAACCAAGCTGAGTAGCGATTGCCGCCAGTTCTGCCAGCGGTAAATCGAGCGCCAGAAATTTGTTCAAGCCGAGCAAAGCGCCGGCGCAATCCGTCGAACCGCCGGCCAGACCGGCCGCCAGCGGAATTTTTTTGACCATAGTAATTTTGACGCCCCGCGCCGGCGCGTATTTTTGTAAAAAAATTTCCGCCGCGCGATAAACCAAATTTTGCTCCGGTCTATCCGTGATGCCAGACGGCAGGTCTACTTCCAGGCTGTCCGCCCGCGCGAACTCCAGCGTATCATACAGCGAAACCGACTGTAGCACCGTCCGCAATTCATGATAACCGTCGCGGCGTTGACCGAGCACATTCAAGACCAGATTTATTTTGGCGGCGCTCTTAACCCGCAAAGTCATTATTTAATATTGATCGGATATTTTTTCTTGGCGGTCTCGACCAGCGACTGGATTTTTTCCGTCTGCTTTTGCTGCAACAGCGTCGCTTGAATATCCTGCTTGATCTCAGCCAGCGGGCGCTGGGTTTCAGCGCGGCGGTCAGTCACTTTTATAATGTGCCAGCCGAACTGCGTTCGCACAGCAGACTTCGTGGTCTCGTCTTTTTTCAAAACGAACGCGGCCTGCTCAAACGGCTCGACCATCTGGCCTTTGGTGAAAAAACCCAGGTCACCACCCTGACTGGCGCTGCCCGGGTCAGTGGAAAATTCTCTGGCCACGTCAGCAAAATTGCGGCCTTTGCCCAGTTCGGTCTGCACAGCCTTTACTTCGTCTTCTGTGTCGACCAAAATATGGCTGGCGCGCACCGCTTCCGGCTGCACAAATCTTGTCTTGTTGTCATTGTAGTATTTGGAAACATCCGCGTCGCTCACCGAGACATCGGCCACTGAATCGCGGACATACTGATTGGTCATAACGCCTTCTTTGATATTCTCCAAAGTTTTCAGCACCTCGGGGTTTTTTTCATAGCCCCGCGCTTTAGCTTCGATCGCCAGCAGTTTGTTTTCGATCAAGCGGTCGAGTATTTCACGCTGGCCTTCCGCCGTGGAATAAAACTGCGCGTACTGCGCCGGCAATGTATCCGCATAAGCCTTGACGTCAACCTCGGTAATACTGTGCGCCGCGCCGATCGCCGCCAAAACTTTGTCCGCGGCAAACAAACCGCCGCAAAGAAAAACTATCAGCATAAATTTTTTCATGAAAGCCCCCCGGATTAAATTAACAGTATTATACACCTGTCCGGCAGGAGCACAAATTGTTTTTTACTGTTCTTTTTCCGGCAGAAGCAGGCGCGAAATTTGCGCGTTTTCCGCGGCGTTGGCGGAAGGCTCTAGCAGTCCGGTCAGCGGCGGCAGGCTTTCCCGCCGGCCCTGCACATATTTAAATTTCGCCAGTACTCTGGCCGTGTCCAGGCGCGAAAGCTCCGTTTGCGGTTGAAAATAGTTTTCGGCGGCCAGCGCAAAAAACGCTCTGGTCTGCGCGATCTCCTGATAAGCCCAATGCGTGTCCGGCACATCAGCAAAAACCGGCGCGCTTAAAAAAACGCCGGCCAAATCTTCGCCGAGAGCCGCGCTGTATCTGGCAAAAACGCAGGCCGCTTCCGCTTTGCGTATCGGCTGGTTTAGACGCGCCGTGCCGTCAGGATACCCCCGCAGCAAACCATAACGCGCCGCTTTTTCCGCTTCGGCCAGCTGTTCGCCGGCCACGTCAGAAAATTGCGGGATCGTTCTTTCCGGTAGCGGCAGACCCTGCTCTTCCAGCAGGCGGGTCAGCATCCTGAACATTTCTTTTCT
This window of the Candidatus Margulisiibacteriota bacterium genome carries:
- the tadA gene encoding Flp pilus assembly complex ATPase component TadA, whose translation is MNPVKEINDLLDHCLAGNISDIHIESFQEYFQARCREDGLLAVWRRYPAAERGQFFSRLKIMAGIDTNKFGVQDGRFTYKDRNVRLSVLPVFWGEKIVLRLLGQSLQLDINSLGLPSAILPSLQNNVRRTAGLILVTGPTGSGKTTTLYSLLKLLDCAQKNIITIEDPIEYQLEGINQVQINQARSLDFAGVLRAVLRQDPDIIFIGEIRDEVTAQIAVRAALTGHLVFATLHTRGTLETFTRLLDLGIAKYLLDAVLVCILSQRLYRKLCPAAPGGFKGRSGLFEYRSFSDNLAYSFAEASEEILKNGLTTAKELLFN
- the ispE gene encoding 4-(cytidine 5'-diphospho)-2-C-methyl-D-erythritol kinase, with product MTLRVKSAAKINLVLNVLGQRRDGYHELRTVLQSVSLYDTLEFARADSLEVDLPSGITDRPEQNLVYRAAEIFLQKYAPARGVKITMVKKIPLAAGLAGGSTDCAGALLGLNKFLALDLPLAELAAIATQLGSDIAYCLHGGAYLATGRGETLQKIPELPRLHGLILKPPFALPTAEVYKAYRPSGDKIFADDAYLRGKISPENIPTYNALWLAAAALRPELPAYRQTLAKTNPVACGMSGSGAALFAFYSDKVARETAAKDLLGRYEIYPIETINSAQIISEN
- a CDS encoding peptidylprolyl isomerase, whose product is MKKFMLIVFLCGGLFAADKVLAAIGAAHSITEVDVKAYADTLPAQYAQFYSTAEGQREILDRLIENKLLAIEAKARGYEKNPEVLKTLENIKEGVMTNQYVRDSVADVSVSDADVSKYYNDNKTRFVQPEAVRASHILVDTEDEVKAVQTELGKGRNFADVAREFSTDPGSASQGGDLGFFTKGQMVEPFEQAAFVLKKDETTKSAVRTQFGWHIIKVTDRRAETQRPLAEIKQDIQATLLQQKQTEKIQSLVETAKKKYPINIK